The following coding sequences are from one bacterium SCSIO 12741 window:
- a CDS encoding PKD domain-containing protein, which translates to MLRSAFILLFSLFTVYGQAQLVCDFTADTTRGCAPIQVNFTSLSNGPRPIIYYDWDFGNSGFSSQANPSRVYSNPGQYTVRLTVSDGVDTVTKTVTQYITVHQNPVADFSYNLVTKCKPVRVDFTDNTTVGSAPIKTWKWDYGDLTTPGTTQNPTHLYNNRGTFSVSLQVTDTNGCISDEQKLNIIVVDPPEARFSASKRSDCNPPLTTTFNNSSVGGAAPVTYAWDFGDGNSSSATSPTHTYTAAGFYDVTLIVTDANGCKDTLKQTKYITIAQTLADFSFPDTLCKGMLDTFVNQSVGANTFQWTFGTQGSSTLRDPHFKFSTSGNHQVKLVASSGPGCLDSVTKTVYVQVVNPSFTVHYDSICQPNKVRFKNTTPQSLDSMMYRHPYLPQGSDYRPFFEYTHTYPPSSCAKKTYDVEQWFLTTAGCKDSVMVKDTVTILNDFIGIGYTSGGPCVPSWAHFTSNSCFRFKPLTWQWTFNSGTPPNGSTVPQPADTIRFNQRGKFNITLQVTDSMGCKHSAALPLEFGEKPQANFTWNPDTVCLGENVDFISLSTDSNKITDYDWTFTPGGGSVGKRTKYAFGNTPGWIDVKLEVSDHGCKDDTTINKAVYVSGPKVSVTQSPRCANPLEQAFVGHIKGGYTRYYWDFGDGSPLDSTTLTPVHTYGSQGFYLTKFYAYNDASGCADTFFHHLTAAPLAASFTYKGHLCAGETAEFDATSSIGNIGINYFWDFGNGYKPILNPKQSVKYNQEGIYNAQLIVMSQDSCFDTVIKPVYVHDPMASMDFVGPVICAGDSLVFSSTSYTDSSRATYEWFLDTVSLSKDSILPRRWPLKADTTFGYRITADTHQLKLRIETFYGGCADSLIMPIFISYPRANYTIDDSTICRGDSVLFQDLLIPNGGSIKWYFGTGDSSTAISPKYSYPTSGKYQTKYVVSHGQCSDTMVKNLTVQGIDTVAFYSNLRDTNCYPAPMLFFDQSVGDSLKWFTWDFGDGKVPIRTQQRDSLNKVYTEPGIFDVKLIVETSNGCKDSATVPQYIRITGPWASYSIVPDSVCKYEPLSFVLDTMNPFAYSFVWDFGDGRVDSTGRSVDTLHHVYTRVGKINAVMVLEDSLKTCKVFNTREVVVEEVIADFRFNPDSIGCMPFEMKLQDRSQLGDTWTYSFGDGNSSNQADPENTYLQDGDYTVTLVYENSQNGCKDTIQKPVRVHPLPVITASSDQWICLEDSIRLTATGGNIYNWSPNNQIDDTTKTSPTVWPSETRAYYVEGRDSNWCANYDTTWVFVQQKPTLTMPRTQ; encoded by the coding sequence ATGCTCCGATCCGCTTTTATACTCTTATTCAGCCTATTTACTGTTTACGGCCAAGCTCAATTGGTCTGTGATTTTACCGCAGATACAACCCGAGGTTGTGCCCCCATTCAGGTCAACTTTACCAGTTTGTCGAATGGACCGAGACCCATCATCTATTACGATTGGGATTTTGGAAACAGCGGTTTTTCTTCTCAGGCAAATCCATCCAGAGTTTATAGCAATCCAGGTCAGTATACTGTACGACTGACGGTTTCTGATGGAGTGGATACCGTAACTAAAACAGTGACTCAATACATCACCGTACACCAAAACCCTGTGGCCGATTTTTCCTACAACCTGGTCACCAAGTGTAAGCCTGTACGAGTCGATTTTACCGATAATACCACCGTAGGAAGCGCTCCCATAAAAACCTGGAAATGGGATTATGGAGACCTGACCACCCCGGGAACAACGCAGAATCCAACCCATTTATACAACAATCGCGGAACCTTTTCAGTGTCCCTCCAAGTAACGGATACCAACGGTTGTATTTCAGATGAGCAGAAACTCAACATTATTGTTGTTGATCCTCCAGAGGCCCGTTTTTCTGCAAGCAAACGCTCTGATTGTAACCCACCACTTACCACTACATTTAACAACTCTTCGGTAGGAGGAGCAGCACCGGTAACCTATGCCTGGGACTTTGGCGATGGAAATTCATCTTCCGCCACTTCGCCAACGCATACCTACACTGCGGCCGGATTTTATGACGTAACCCTTATCGTAACCGATGCGAATGGATGCAAGGACACCTTGAAGCAAACCAAGTACATCACCATTGCTCAAACCTTAGCGGATTTTTCCTTTCCGGATACACTCTGTAAAGGGATGCTCGATACATTCGTAAATCAGTCAGTAGGGGCAAATACCTTTCAATGGACCTTCGGAACGCAAGGTTCCTCCACCTTAAGAGATCCTCATTTTAAATTTTCAACTTCAGGAAATCATCAGGTAAAATTGGTCGCCTCCTCGGGGCCAGGATGTTTGGATTCCGTGACCAAAACCGTGTATGTACAGGTGGTTAATCCTTCATTCACAGTTCACTACGATTCCATTTGCCAGCCCAACAAGGTTCGTTTCAAGAACACGACACCTCAATCGTTGGATTCGATGATGTACCGGCATCCCTATTTGCCACAAGGATCAGATTACCGCCCATTTTTTGAGTACACCCACACTTATCCGCCAAGCAGCTGTGCCAAGAAAACCTATGATGTAGAGCAATGGTTTTTGACTACGGCTGGCTGTAAGGATTCCGTTATGGTTAAAGATACCGTGACCATTTTGAATGATTTTATTGGAATTGGTTATACATCCGGTGGACCCTGTGTGCCTTCCTGGGCCCACTTTACTTCCAACAGCTGTTTTAGGTTTAAACCTCTTACCTGGCAATGGACCTTTAATTCAGGAACGCCTCCGAACGGAAGTACCGTTCCACAACCTGCCGATACCATTCGGTTTAATCAGCGTGGTAAGTTCAATATTACTTTGCAGGTAACGGATTCAATGGGATGTAAGCACTCTGCGGCCCTGCCCCTTGAATTTGGAGAGAAACCGCAAGCCAATTTTACCTGGAATCCCGATACAGTTTGTTTGGGAGAAAATGTGGATTTCATTAGTCTTTCTACCGATAGCAACAAAATCACCGACTACGATTGGACATTTACTCCTGGTGGCGGTAGCGTTGGAAAGAGAACCAAATATGCCTTTGGAAATACACCTGGCTGGATCGATGTGAAACTGGAGGTCTCCGATCATGGCTGTAAGGACGATACCACTATCAACAAGGCCGTTTATGTAAGTGGCCCGAAGGTGAGTGTTACCCAGAGTCCGCGATGCGCCAATCCATTGGAACAAGCATTTGTAGGACACATTAAAGGAGGATATACCAGATATTACTGGGATTTTGGAGATGGTTCACCCTTGGATTCCACGACCTTAACTCCGGTACATACCTATGGTTCTCAAGGTTTTTACTTGACCAAGTTTTATGCCTACAACGATGCCAGTGGTTGTGCAGATACCTTCTTTCATCATTTGACGGCTGCACCGTTGGCGGCATCTTTCACTTACAAAGGTCATTTGTGTGCAGGTGAAACGGCTGAGTTTGATGCCACGTCCTCCATTGGAAATATTGGAATCAATTATTTCTGGGATTTTGGGAATGGATACAAACCCATTTTAAATCCCAAGCAAAGTGTGAAATACAACCAGGAAGGTATCTACAATGCCCAATTGATTGTAATGTCTCAAGACAGCTGTTTTGACACGGTTATTAAACCGGTTTACGTTCACGATCCCATGGCTTCTATGGATTTTGTGGGGCCCGTAATTTGCGCCGGTGATAGCCTCGTTTTTAGCAGTACTTCTTACACCGATTCCAGTCGAGCTACTTATGAATGGTTTCTGGATACCGTTTCTTTATCAAAAGACTCTATTTTGCCGCGAAGATGGCCGTTAAAGGCGGATACTACGTTCGGTTATCGGATTACGGCAGATACGCATCAATTAAAACTCCGAATTGAGACTTTCTACGGCGGTTGTGCCGATTCGCTCATCATGCCCATTTTTATTTCCTATCCTCGAGCTAATTACACGATCGACGATTCCACCATATGTAGAGGAGATAGCGTTCTCTTTCAAGATTTACTCATTCCTAATGGAGGGAGTATAAAATGGTATTTTGGAACAGGGGATAGCTCGACGGCTATTTCACCCAAATACAGTTATCCCACATCAGGTAAGTACCAGACCAAATATGTCGTTTCCCATGGTCAATGTAGCGATACGATGGTCAAGAATTTGACCGTTCAGGGAATTGATACGGTTGCTTTTTACTCCAATCTTAGAGATACCAATTGCTACCCGGCTCCGATGTTATTCTTTGATCAATCGGTGGGAGATTCGCTGAAGTGGTTTACCTGGGATTTTGGAGATGGTAAAGTGCCCATCAGAACCCAGCAGCGTGATTCATTGAACAAGGTATACACAGAACCCGGTATTTTTGATGTTAAGCTGATTGTAGAAACCTCCAATGGTTGTAAAGACTCTGCTACGGTGCCGCAATACATTCGCATCACAGGGCCATGGGCTTCTTACTCAATTGTTCCTGATTCCGTTTGTAAGTACGAGCCACTAAGTTTTGTTCTGGATACGATGAATCCATTTGCCTATTCCTTTGTATGGGATTTCGGTGACGGAAGAGTGGATAGTACCGGAAGGTCTGTGGACACGCTTCACCATGTCTATACCCGTGTGGGAAAGATCAACGCCGTTATGGTCTTAGAAGATTCCCTCAAGACCTGTAAGGTTTTCAATACCCGGGAAGTTGTGGTGGAAGAAGTGATTGCTGATTTCAGATTCAATCCAGATTCCATCGGTTGTATGCCTTTTGAGATGAAACTGCAGGATCGCTCGCAATTAGGAGATACCTGGACCTATAGTTTTGGAGATGGCAACAGTTCTAATCAAGCTGATCCGGAGAATACCTATCTGCAAGATGGCGACTACACCGTTACCTTGGTCTATGAGAATAGCCAAAATGGCTGTAAAGACACCATTCAAAAACCAGTTCGGGTTCACCCTTTACCAGTAATCACAGCCTCTTCGGATCAATGGATTTGTTTAGAAGACAGTATTCGATTGACCGCAACTGGAGGAAATATTTACAACTGGTCGCCCAATAATCAAATTGACGATACCACCAAGACCTCTCCAACCGTTTGGCCTTCAGAAACCCGTGCTTACTACGTAGAGGGACGTGATAGTAATTGGTGTGCTAACTACGATACCACCTGGGTATTTGTACAGCAAAAACCAACGCTCACCATGCCCCGGACACAGTAA
- a CDS encoding gliding motility-associated C-terminal domain-containing protein: MPTAFQAYTWSWTPSTGLSCADCAEPIAQPLRTTEYTLTIKDSLGCFEAIQVVKVEVEVKYSVDVPEAFTPNGDGVNDVIFPAGWGIKDIISFKVFNRWGEMVFESSPDQLGWDGYYKGELQNMETYIYVIEVRTYDEEVSIEEGYFSLIR, from the coding sequence ATGCCGACGGCCTTCCAGGCTTATACCTGGAGCTGGACGCCTTCTACAGGTCTGTCTTGTGCCGATTGTGCAGAACCTATTGCTCAACCATTGCGGACCACCGAATACACCTTAACGATCAAGGATTCCTTGGGTTGCTTTGAGGCCATTCAAGTAGTAAAAGTGGAAGTGGAGGTAAAATACTCCGTCGATGTTCCTGAAGCCTTTACTCCAAATGGTGATGGGGTGAATGATGTCATATTTCCGGCGGGATGGGGAATCAAAGACATCATCAGCTTTAAGGTATTCAACCGCTGGGGTGAAATGGTTTTTGAATCATCCCCTGATCAATTGGGCTGGGACGGTTACTACAAAGGAGAATTACAAAACATGGAAACCTACATTTACGTGATCGAGGTGCGTACCTACGATGAAGAGGTATCCATTGAAGAAGGTTATTTTAGCCTCATCCGATAG
- a CDS encoding T9SS type A sorting domain-containing protein, whose protein sequence is MIKKLVLGIMMVGLIGTVQAQDDLTKELIQEILKEKYRPGSAGQDQSIPALNELMGSRAESTEWKVTSSTSGGTSEAEAFIAMNPTDSQNLVLSFMSRTQSLNFPVYYSLDGGVTWTESNFNTRDPYRADFPNVAVQGGGDPVFAFDANGKLFFTWIYLGFDAANNSLPMTMYFATSTDKGKTFSWNPGIDNHTLGYGEFTFSGTAGRVGQGVFDRQWMAVDRSGGPRDGTLYTTCLLIPNPDSTHLNQGIVMKKLEPGASDYTNTVIPVSSENGVQFGNVQVDKAGNLHITYVVLGSGEVFHLLSRDGGKTFPQKSSLGVCVPGLGGNNGVKVHDRANAAVNMAIDDQGGVYVVYGSNDQDQTRGYFIRSLDTGDTWSNRIDLSTLDTTFTNTQSLMPSLSATGDGKVTVSWHALDQAQDGGYYYSVHSTDQGATFSKTQRVSLGKTIFSQYGSSSFFGDYTTAVSHNNKTWVVWSDGRDSQGPKMYLGRLDWAAMPADTTDTTDTTDTTVISGMVYSQINSTSQWGVIYPNPVGEELHLSYIGEGSENLQVEIHNLQGGLVKRWDNVTLEAHEKKLSLTVSDLPPGNYLLHLHDGVHRAGRSFIKR, encoded by the coding sequence ATGATCAAGAAATTAGTACTCGGGATAATGATGGTTGGTTTAATAGGGACTGTACAAGCCCAGGATGACCTGACCAAGGAATTAATTCAGGAAATTTTAAAAGAAAAATACCGTCCGGGTTCAGCAGGCCAAGATCAATCCATTCCAGCGTTGAATGAGTTGATGGGGAGCCGGGCAGAATCTACTGAATGGAAGGTGACATCATCCACTTCCGGTGGAACTTCCGAAGCAGAAGCTTTTATTGCCATGAATCCAACCGATTCTCAGAATTTGGTACTGAGTTTTATGTCAAGAACTCAATCCTTGAATTTCCCGGTATATTATTCATTGGATGGCGGAGTAACCTGGACGGAAAGTAATTTCAATACCAGAGACCCTTATCGGGCAGACTTTCCGAATGTGGCCGTTCAAGGAGGAGGAGATCCCGTGTTTGCCTTCGATGCAAATGGGAAATTGTTTTTCACTTGGATTTATCTAGGGTTCGATGCGGCCAACAATTCTTTGCCCATGACAATGTATTTCGCTACCAGTACGGATAAGGGTAAAACTTTTAGCTGGAACCCTGGAATTGATAACCACACGTTGGGTTATGGCGAATTCACTTTTAGCGGCACAGCCGGTAGAGTAGGGCAAGGGGTATTTGACCGTCAATGGATGGCGGTAGATCGCTCCGGCGGCCCGAGAGATGGAACATTGTACACCACTTGTTTGCTCATTCCTAACCCCGATAGTACACATCTCAATCAAGGAATTGTAATGAAGAAACTGGAGCCAGGCGCTTCCGATTACACCAATACCGTTATTCCCGTAAGCAGCGAAAATGGGGTTCAGTTTGGAAATGTTCAAGTAGATAAGGCTGGAAATCTTCATATCACTTATGTGGTTTTGGGCTCTGGTGAGGTATTTCACCTGTTGTCAAGAGATGGTGGGAAAACCTTTCCTCAAAAAAGCTCCTTGGGTGTATGTGTGCCTGGACTGGGCGGGAATAATGGGGTAAAGGTTCATGATCGAGCTAATGCCGCTGTGAATATGGCCATTGATGACCAAGGTGGTGTTTACGTCGTTTATGGTTCCAACGATCAGGATCAAACCCGCGGGTATTTTATTCGGTCTTTGGATACTGGAGATACCTGGAGCAACCGAATAGATCTTTCAACTCTGGATACCACTTTCACCAATACTCAGTCTCTAATGCCCTCTTTATCAGCTACGGGAGATGGAAAGGTGACTGTTAGTTGGCATGCTTTAGATCAGGCTCAGGATGGCGGGTATTACTACTCCGTACATTCCACTGATCAAGGGGCAACTTTTAGCAAGACTCAAAGAGTGTCCTTGGGAAAAACCATTTTTAGCCAATATGGGTCCTCTTCCTTTTTCGGGGATTACACCACAGCTGTTTCTCATAACAACAAAACCTGGGTAGTTTGGTCTGATGGTCGTGATAGCCAAGGTCCTAAAATGTACCTGGGGCGCCTAGATTGGGCCGCTATGCCTGCTGATACTACCGACACCACGGATACAACAGATACTACCGTTATAAGCGGTATGGTGTACTCTCAAATCAATTCTACTTCGCAGTGGGGAGTGATCTATCCAAATCCGGTAGGAGAGGAGTTACACCTGTCTTATATCGGCGAAGGCTCTGAAAATCTTCAAGTAGAGATACACAACCTGCAAGGAGGTTTGGTGAAGCGTTGGGATAATGTAACTTTGGAGGCTCATGAAAAGAAACTTTCCCTTACCGTCAGTGATTTGCCCCCGGGGAATTACCTCCTCCATCTCCATGATGGCGTTCATCGGGCTGGCCGTTCTTTTATTAAGCGCTAA